The following proteins are co-located in the Castor canadensis chromosome 5, mCasCan1.hap1v2, whole genome shotgun sequence genome:
- the Trim59 gene encoding tripartite motif-containing protein 59 has translation MHNFEDELTCPICYSIFEDPRVLPCSHTFCRNCLENVLQASGNFYIWRPLRIPLKCPNCRSIIEIASTGIESLPVNFALRAIIEKYQQEDHPDIVTCPEHYRQPLNVYCLLDKKLVCGHCLTIGQHHGHPIDDLQSAYLKEKDTPQKLLKQLTDTHWTDLTRLIERLEEQKSHSEKMVQGDKEVVFQYFKELIDTLEQKKKFFLTALCDVSNLISQEYTPQIERLKEIKEQQLELVTVTTSLEEEAPLKFLEKVDDVRQRVQMLKQRPLPVVQPVEIYPRVSKVLEEEWNRTEIGHIKKALIPRMRISSKRMPCSWPDKDEKEVEFFKMLNIVIVTLISVILMLILFFNQHIITFINEITSVCFSEVSLSVYQSLSNNLYELKNILCHILYLLKELMWKIVSL, from the coding sequence ATGCACAATTTTGAGGATGAGTTAACATGTCCCATCTGTTACAGTATTTTTGAAGATCCTCGTGTACTGCCATGCTCTCACACATTTTGTAGAAATTGTTTGGAAAACGTTCTTCAGGCATCTGGAAACTTTTATATATGGAGACCTTTACGAATCCCACTGAAGTGCCCTAATTGTAGAAGCATTATTGAAATTGCTTCCACTGGTATTGAATCTTTACCTGTTAATTTTGCATTAAGGGCTATTATTGAAAAATACCAGCAAGAAGATCATCCAGATATTGTCACCTGCCCTGAACATTATAGACAACCATTAAATGTTTATTGTCTGCTAGATAAAAAATTAGTTTGTGGTCATTGCCTTACTATAGGTCAACATCATGGTCATCCTATAGATGACCTTCAAAgtgcctatttgaaagaaaaggaTACGCCTCAAAAACTACTCAAACAGCTAACGGACACACACTGGACGGATCTCACTCGGCTTATTGAAAGGCTAGAAGAACAAAAATCTCATTCTGAGAAAATGGTCCAAGGTGATAAGGAAGTTGTTTTCCAGTATTTTAAGGAGCTTATTGATAcattagaacagaaaaaaaaatttttcctaaCAGCTCTGTGTGATGTTAGCAATCTGATTAGTCAAGAATATACTCCACAAATTGAaagattgaaagaaataaaagaacaacaGCTTGAATTAGTGACAGTGACCACATCTTTAGAAGAAGAGGCTCCACTTAAATTTCTTGAAAAAGTTGATGATGTCCGCCAGCGTGTGCAGATGTTGAAACAAAGACCACTTCCTGTGGTCCAACCTGTTGAAATTTATCCTCGAGTTAGCAAAGTATTAGAAGaagaatggaacagaacagaaattgGACACATTAAGAAAGCTCTCATTCCTCGAATGAGAATTTCTTCAAAAAGAATGCCTTGTTCCTGGCCTGATAAGGATGAAAAAgaagttgaattttttaaaatgttaaacattgTTATAGTTACACTAATTTCAGTGATATTAATGTTGATTCTCTTTTTCAACCAACACATAATAACCTTCATAAACGAAATCACTTCAGTATGTTTTTCTGAAGTGTCTCTGTCTGTTTACCAAAGTTTATCTAACAATTTGTATGAGTTAAAAAACATACTCTGTcacattttgtatttgttaaaggaactcatgtggAAAATAGTTtctctttaa